One Syntrophaceae bacterium DNA window includes the following coding sequences:
- the rpsJ gene encoding 30S ribosomal protein S10, which produces MKDQKIRIRLKAYDYKLLDRSVGDIVETAKRTGARVAGPIPLPTDIHKFCVNRSPHVDKKSREQFEIRTHKRLIDIIEPTQSTVDALMKLDLSAGVDVEIKL; this is translated from the coding sequence ATGAAAGATCAGAAAATTCGCATTCGGTTGAAGGCGTACGATTACAAGCTGCTTGACCGATCCGTCGGAGATATTGTGGAGACTGCAAAGAGGACGGGTGCCCGCGTGGCCGGTCCGATTCCTCTTCCCACGGACATCCACAAATTCTGCGTCAACCGGTCCCCCCATGTGGACAAGAAATCACGGGAGCAGTTTGAGATCCGAACGCACAAACGGCTCATCGACATCATCGAGCCGACCCAGTCCACGGTGGATGCTCTCATGAAGCTGGATTTATCCGCCGGAGTGGACGTGGAGATCAAACT
- the tuf gene encoding elongation factor Tu, whose protein sequence is MAKKKFERTKPHVNVGTIGHVDHGKTTLTAAMTKHLARKGFAEFRPFDSIDNAPEEKERGVTINVAHVEYETAKRHYAHVDCPGHADYIKNMISGAAHMDGAILVVAASDGPMPQTREHILLARQVRVPCIVVYLNKVDLVDDPELLDLVELELRELLSNYEFPGDDIPIIRGSALKALESDDVDSEDVKSIWELMDAVDNYIPEPTRDTDKPFLMPIGDVFSISGRGTVVTGRVDRGIIRTGEEVEIVGIRPTFKTVCTGVEMFRKTLDEGRAGDDIGVLLRGTKREDVERGQVVAKPNSITPHTKFNAAVYVLTKEEGGRHTPFFSGYRPQFYFRTTDVTGVATLPEGVEMVMPGDNINIEVQLITPIAMEEQLRFAIREGGRTVGAGVVSKIIE, encoded by the coding sequence ATGGCAAAGAAGAAATTCGAAAGGACCAAACCGCACGTCAATGTCGGTACCATTGGACACGTTGACCACGGCAAGACGACCCTCACCGCGGCGATGACGAAGCACCTCGCGCGGAAGGGATTCGCTGAATTTCGGCCCTTTGATTCCATCGACAATGCCCCTGAGGAAAAGGAACGGGGAGTGACCATCAATGTCGCCCACGTGGAATACGAAACGGCAAAGCGGCATTATGCCCATGTCGACTGCCCCGGCCACGCGGACTACATCAAGAACATGATTTCCGGTGCTGCCCACATGGATGGTGCCATTCTCGTTGTGGCCGCCTCCGACGGTCCGATGCCCCAGACACGGGAGCACATCCTTCTGGCACGGCAAGTGCGGGTCCCCTGCATCGTTGTGTATCTGAACAAGGTTGACCTCGTGGACGACCCTGAACTGCTGGATCTCGTGGAACTGGAGTTGAGGGAGCTTCTCTCCAACTATGAGTTCCCTGGAGACGATATCCCTATCATTCGCGGATCGGCCCTGAAGGCTCTGGAATCGGATGACGTCGATTCCGAGGACGTGAAGTCGATCTGGGAGCTGATGGATGCAGTCGACAATTACATTCCGGAACCGACACGGGACACGGACAAGCCCTTCCTGATGCCCATCGGGGATGTCTTCTCCATCTCGGGACGCGGGACCGTTGTTACGGGCCGTGTTGATCGCGGGATCATCCGTACCGGCGAAGAAGTCGAGATCGTTGGGATCCGTCCGACCTTCAAAACCGTCTGCACCGGTGTGGAAATGTTTCGCAAGACCCTGGACGAGGGGCGCGCGGGAGACGACATCGGTGTTCTTCTCAGGGGTACGAAGCGCGAGGATGTGGAAAGAGGCCAGGTCGTGGCGAAGCCCAATTCGATCACGCCGCACACCAAGTTCAACGCAGCCGTGTACGTTCTGACAAAGGAAGAGGGTGGAAGGCACACGCCTTTCTTCAGCGGGTATCGTCCCCAGTTCTATTTCCGTACCACCGACGTGACCGGCGTTGCCACCCTGCCGGAAGGCGTGGAGATGGTCATGCCCGGGGATAACATCAATATTGAAGTTCAACTGATCACACCCATCGCCATGGAAGAGCAGCTTCGTTTTGCCATCAGGGAAGGCGGAAGAACGGTTGGCGCCGGCGTAGTGAGCAAGATCATCGAATAG
- the rpsG gene encoding 30S ribosomal protein S7, producing the protein MPRRREVTKREILPDPKFHNRLVAKFVNSLMKRGKKSTAESILYGAFDIIEKRIKDAPPVEVFEKAVNNVKPMIEVKSRRVGGSTYQVPTEVPANRRLALGIRWLIANARGRAEKTMREKLAAELIDAANNRGAAIKKREAVHKMAEANKAFAHYRF; encoded by the coding sequence ATGCCGAGAAGAAGAGAAGTGACCAAGAGAGAGATCCTGCCGGACCCGAAGTTTCACAACCGGCTGGTGGCAAAGTTCGTCAACAGCCTGATGAAGCGGGGCAAGAAAAGTACGGCGGAGTCCATTCTCTACGGAGCATTCGACATTATTGAAAAGCGTATCAAAGACGCTCCTCCGGTTGAGGTTTTCGAAAAGGCCGTCAATAACGTGAAGCCCATGATCGAAGTGAAGTCGAGAAGAGTCGGCGGCTCCACGTATCAGGTTCCGACTGAAGTGCCAGCGAATCGACGCCTCGCCCTGGGCATCCGCTGGCTGATCGCCAATGCCAGGGGCCGCGCCGAGAAAACCATGCGCGAGAAACTGGCGGCGGAGTTGATCGACGCGGCAAACAACCGCGGCGCCGCCATCAAGAAGCGGGAAGCGGTCCATAAGATGGCCGAAGCCAACAAGGCCTTTGCCCATTACCGTTTTTGA
- a CDS encoding 30S ribosomal protein S12 — protein sequence MPTINQLIRKGRTELKRKSNSPALAGSPQRRGVCVRVYTTTPKKPNSALRKVARVRLTGGYEVTSYIPGVGHNLQEHSVVLVRGGRVKDLPGVRYHIVRGTLDAVGVQDRRQGRSKYGSKKPS from the coding sequence ATGCCGACGATTAACCAGCTGATCCGGAAGGGAAGGACCGAGCTGAAAAGAAAATCGAATTCGCCCGCTCTTGCCGGTTCCCCCCAAAGAAGGGGAGTGTGCGTCCGGGTTTACACCACGACGCCGAAGAAGCCGAATTCAGCGCTTCGCAAAGTGGCGAGGGTTCGCCTGACGGGCGGCTATGAAGTGACGTCCTACATTCCCGGCGTCGGTCACAACCTTCAGGAGCATTCGGTTGTTCTTGTTCGGGGGGGGAGGGTCAAGGATCTTCCCGGTGTCCGCTATCACATTGTCCGGGGTACCCTTGATGCGGTCGGTGTACAGGACCGCAGGCAGGGAAGATCGAAGTACGGATCCAAGAAACCCAGTTAA
- the rpoC gene encoding DNA-directed RNA polymerase subunit beta', whose translation MEDVFSYFEKPKDPIRFSAIRMRIASPEKILSWSKGEVKKPETINYRTFKPERDGLFCAKIFGPVKDYECLCGRYKRMKHRGVVCEKCGVEVIQSKVRRERMGHITLATPVAHIWFLKSLPSRIGNILDLTLKELEKVLYFESWIVLEPKNTPLKRKELLDEEEFFRKREEYGADSFVAGIGAEAVRKLLEEIDLEQLYEELRDELKTSVSDTKKKKLIKRLKVVEALRKSANRPEWMVLTVLPVIPPDLRPLVPLDGGRFATSDLNDLYRRVINRNNRLKRLQELNAPEIIIRNEKRMLQEAVDVLFDNGRRGRAITGTNKRPLRSLSDMLKGKQGRFRQNLLGKRVDYSGRSVITVGPDLRLHQCGLPKKMALELFKPFVYNRLMDRGYVTTVKSAKKMVERESAEVWDALDEVVREYPVMLNRAPTLHRLGIQAFEPVLIEGKAIQLHPLVCTAFNADFDGDQMAVHVPLSIEAQTEARVLMMSTNNILSPANGKPIIIPSQDIVLGIYYLTRDRSGIKGEGMTFSGPEEVRCALDSGEVDLQAKIRVRLEGVLKETTAGRMLLFEIIPKEIPFDLVNKVMNKKELANLIDHCYRNLGDKTTVLLADRLKDLGFKYATSSGCSIAIHNMVIPANKREIVAKADKEVLKIQKQYMDGLITDGERYNKVIDIWAQATERVALEMMGGIEKEILDGKEGARKKSESFNPIYMMADSGARGSAVQIRQLAGMRGLMAKPSGEILETPITANFREGLTVLQYFISTHGARKGLADTALKTANSGYLTRRLVDVAQDCIITETDCGTIDGIFVSALMEGGEIIETAGERVLGRVTLEEVKDPFTGEVIIPANQEIDEALAEKIDNVGIERVNIRSVLTCKSVYGVCAMCYGRDLAHGHLANIGEAVGIIAAQSIGEPGTQLTMRTFHIGGTAKFEEHSTLEARHDGTIRFEGLHVVDPDQGEIDEKVRRSDLVVMNRNGEIHVVDDQGRARGRYPVPYGAHLKIREGQKVFGPGKDPKTGQEKQSTLIAEWDPFSIPILSEVEGTVKFGDIIEGKTMQEQVDEVTGLSRKVIVEFKGMDLRPRISIKDKKGKTAKVPGTTAVARHLLSVGANIVVTEGDVVRAGDILAKIPRETTKTKDITGGLPRVAELFEARKPKEYAVISEIDGVVVYGKDAKGKRKVVITPDIGEEKEYLIPKGKHVSVQEGDRIKAGEALMDGVQNPHDLLTIKGEKELARYLVDEVQEVYRLQGVKINDKHMEIIVRQMLRRVRINDPGDTTFIADEQVERFRFQEENARVLAEGGRPATGEALLLGITKASLSTQSFISAASFQETTRVLTEAALAGKIDYLRGLKENVIMGRLIPAGTGLGIYRRLGIKTAEELPEAENPDGEAAGEEKVLDSEVVN comes from the coding sequence GTGGAAGACGTGTTCAGCTATTTCGAAAAACCGAAGGATCCCATCCGCTTCAGCGCGATCCGGATGCGCATCGCCTCGCCCGAAAAAATACTTTCGTGGTCCAAGGGAGAGGTGAAGAAGCCGGAGACGATCAATTATCGGACTTTCAAACCGGAACGGGACGGCCTGTTCTGTGCCAAGATCTTCGGTCCCGTGAAGGATTATGAGTGCCTGTGCGGCCGTTACAAGCGCATGAAGCATCGTGGCGTCGTCTGTGAGAAGTGCGGCGTCGAAGTCATTCAATCGAAGGTTCGCCGGGAACGCATGGGGCATATCACCCTGGCGACACCCGTGGCGCATATCTGGTTTCTGAAGAGCCTGCCCAGCCGGATTGGAAACATTCTGGACCTGACGCTCAAGGAACTGGAAAAAGTTCTTTATTTCGAATCGTGGATCGTTCTGGAACCGAAGAATACCCCCCTCAAGAGAAAAGAGCTTCTAGACGAGGAGGAGTTTTTCCGGAAGCGCGAGGAATACGGAGCGGACTCCTTCGTCGCGGGAATCGGCGCGGAGGCGGTCCGGAAACTCCTGGAGGAGATTGATCTGGAGCAGCTTTACGAGGAACTCCGGGATGAACTGAAGACCTCCGTCTCCGACACGAAGAAAAAGAAACTCATCAAGCGGCTGAAGGTTGTGGAGGCCCTCCGCAAATCGGCGAACCGGCCGGAATGGATGGTCCTGACCGTTCTGCCGGTCATTCCGCCGGACCTGCGGCCCCTGGTACCGCTCGATGGCGGTCGGTTCGCAACATCCGACCTGAACGATCTGTACCGCCGTGTCATCAACCGGAATAACCGGCTGAAGCGGCTCCAGGAGCTCAACGCCCCGGAAATCATCATCCGCAACGAAAAGCGGATGCTGCAGGAGGCCGTGGACGTGCTGTTCGACAACGGCCGGCGGGGCAGGGCGATCACAGGGACGAACAAACGGCCGCTCCGTTCCCTCTCGGACATGCTCAAGGGGAAGCAGGGGCGGTTTCGTCAGAATCTCCTTGGGAAGCGAGTCGATTATTCGGGACGCTCGGTCATTACCGTCGGGCCGGATCTGAGACTTCACCAGTGCGGGTTGCCCAAGAAAATGGCCCTTGAGCTGTTCAAGCCCTTTGTTTACAACCGGCTCATGGATCGGGGGTATGTAACCACCGTCAAGAGCGCCAAGAAGATGGTGGAGCGGGAATCCGCCGAGGTCTGGGATGCCCTGGACGAAGTGGTGCGGGAATATCCCGTCATGCTGAACCGTGCTCCCACCCTGCACCGGCTGGGTATCCAGGCGTTCGAGCCCGTCCTCATTGAGGGCAAGGCCATTCAGCTGCACCCCCTCGTCTGCACGGCGTTCAACGCCGACTTCGACGGGGACCAGATGGCCGTCCACGTTCCACTCTCCATCGAGGCCCAGACGGAAGCCCGGGTCCTCATGATGTCGACGAACAACATCCTCTCGCCGGCCAACGGCAAGCCCATCATCATTCCCAGCCAGGACATCGTTCTGGGGATCTATTACCTGACCCGGGACCGGTCCGGGATCAAAGGAGAGGGAATGACCTTCTCCGGACCGGAGGAAGTGCGCTGCGCCCTCGATTCAGGTGAAGTGGACCTTCAGGCAAAGATCCGGGTGCGCCTGGAAGGCGTGCTGAAGGAAACGACCGCAGGGCGCATGCTCCTTTTCGAGATCATTCCCAAGGAAATTCCCTTCGATCTCGTCAATAAGGTCATGAACAAGAAGGAGCTGGCGAACCTGATCGACCATTGCTACCGCAATCTGGGCGACAAGACGACGGTTCTCCTGGCGGATCGTCTGAAAGACCTGGGATTCAAGTACGCGACCAGTTCGGGATGTTCGATCGCTATCCACAACATGGTGATCCCGGCCAATAAGCGGGAGATCGTGGCGAAGGCGGACAAGGAAGTCCTCAAGATCCAGAAGCAGTACATGGATGGCTTGATCACGGACGGAGAACGCTACAACAAGGTCATCGACATCTGGGCGCAGGCAACGGAACGGGTTGCCTTGGAGATGATGGGCGGGATCGAAAAAGAAATTCTGGACGGCAAGGAGGGAGCCAGGAAAAAGTCGGAAAGTTTCAACCCGATCTACATGATGGCCGATTCCGGTGCCCGGGGAAGCGCTGTCCAGATCCGGCAGCTGGCCGGAATGCGCGGCCTCATGGCCAAACCCTCCGGGGAAATCCTCGAGACTCCGATCACGGCCAATTTCCGGGAGGGTCTGACGGTTCTCCAGTACTTCATTTCCACCCACGGTGCCCGGAAGGGGCTCGCCGACACGGCCCTCAAAACGGCCAACTCCGGTTATCTTACCCGAAGGCTCGTGGACGTTGCCCAGGACTGCATCATTACAGAGACGGACTGCGGAACCATCGACGGCATCTTCGTTTCCGCTCTGATGGAAGGCGGCGAGATCATCGAGACCGCCGGAGAACGCGTCCTCGGCAGAGTAACGCTGGAAGAAGTCAAAGATCCCTTCACCGGTGAAGTAATCATCCCGGCCAATCAGGAGATCGATGAAGCTCTGGCCGAGAAGATCGACAATGTGGGGATCGAGAGGGTCAATATCCGTTCCGTTCTGACCTGCAAATCCGTTTATGGGGTTTGCGCCATGTGCTACGGCCGGGATCTCGCCCACGGTCATCTGGCGAACATCGGGGAAGCGGTGGGTATCATCGCCGCTCAGTCCATCGGTGAACCGGGGACGCAGTTGACCATGCGGACCTTCCATATCGGTGGAACGGCCAAATTTGAGGAGCACTCGACGCTGGAGGCCCGGCATGACGGGACGATCCGGTTTGAAGGTCTCCACGTGGTGGATCCGGACCAGGGAGAAATCGATGAGAAGGTCCGGCGTTCGGACTTGGTGGTCATGAACCGGAACGGGGAGATCCATGTCGTGGACGACCAGGGGAGGGCCCGTGGCCGCTATCCTGTGCCTTATGGAGCACACCTCAAGATCCGGGAGGGCCAGAAGGTCTTCGGGCCCGGTAAGGATCCCAAGACCGGGCAGGAAAAGCAGTCGACTCTGATTGCCGAATGGGATCCCTTCTCGATTCCGATTCTTTCCGAAGTGGAGGGAACGGTTAAATTCGGCGACATCATCGAAGGGAAGACCATGCAGGAACAGGTTGACGAGGTAACCGGCCTGTCCCGGAAGGTGATCGTCGAATTCAAGGGCATGGATCTGAGGCCCCGCATTTCCATCAAGGACAAGAAAGGCAAAACAGCCAAGGTGCCAGGCACAACTGCCGTTGCGCGCCACCTCCTTTCCGTTGGAGCGAACATCGTCGTCACCGAGGGAGACGTTGTACGGGCCGGCGATATTCTCGCGAAAATTCCGCGGGAGACCACCAAGACCAAGGACATCACGGGCGGTCTTCCCCGGGTTGCGGAGCTCTTCGAGGCACGCAAGCCGAAGGAATATGCCGTCATCAGTGAAATCGACGGAGTTGTGGTCTATGGAAAGGATGCCAAGGGGAAGCGCAAGGTGGTCATCACTCCCGATATCGGGGAGGAGAAGGAGTACCTGATCCCGAAAGGCAAGCATGTCAGCGTGCAGGAGGGAGACCGGATCAAGGCCGGGGAAGCCCTCATGGACGGGGTTCAGAACCCTCACGATCTCCTGACCATCAAGGGAGAGAAGGAGCTGGCCCGTTATCTGGTGGATGAAGTACAGGAAGTGTACCGTCTCCAGGGAGTCAAGATCAACGACAAGCACATGGAAATCATTGTGCGCCAGATGCTCCGGCGGGTCCGGATCAATGATCCGGGAGATACGACGTTTATCGCGGACGAGCAGGTGGAACGGTTCCGGTTCCAGGAGGAAAACGCCAGGGTTCTGGCGGAGGGCGGCCGTCCGGCTACCGGAGAGGCCCTGCTCCTGGGAATCACCAAGGCCTCGCTGTCCACGCAGAGCTTCATCTCTGCGGCATCCTTCCAGGAAACAACGCGTGTGCTTACAGAGGCGGCCCTGGCAGGGAAAATCGATTATCTGAGGGGACTCAAGGAAAACGTGATTATGGGTAGGCTGATCCCGGCGGGAACGGGGCTTGGAATTTACCGGAGGCTCGGGATCAAGACAGCGGAAGAGCTTCCCGAGGCTGAAAATCCGGACGGAGAAGCCGCGGGAGAGGAGAAAGTGCTTGACAGCGAGGTCGTCAATTGA